From the Lolium rigidum isolate FL_2022 chromosome 2, APGP_CSIRO_Lrig_0.1, whole genome shotgun sequence genome, one window contains:
- the LOC124691843 gene encoding 5'-deoxynucleotidase HDDC2-like, whose protein sequence is MGGSRALSLSSLCAAAAAASRSPLLSSHHRARHLRPRLAAAMSSSSAPAPGAAPAAPSASSAIDFLTLCYRLKTTKRAGWVRRGLQGPESVADHMYRMGVMALVAADLPPGVNRDRCVKMAIVHDIAEAIVGDITPADGVPKEEKNRREKEALDQMCALLGGGSRADEIRELWMEYEDNATLEAKVVKDFDKVEMILQALEYEKEQGRDLEEFFQSTAGKFQTDVGKAWAAEIASRRK, encoded by the exons atgggcgggtcccggGCCCTTTCCCTCTCCTccctctgcgccgccgccgccgccgcgtccaggtcgccgcTCCTCTCCTCCCACCACCGCGCGCGGCACCTCCGcccccgcctcgccgccgccatgtccTCATCCTCCGCTCCGGCTCCCGGCGCGGCCCCCGCGGCGCCCTCGGCGTCCTCCGCCATCGACTTCCTCACGCTCTGCTACCGCCTCAAG ACGACGAAGAGGGCGGGCTGGGTGAGGCGCGGGTTGCAGGGGCCCGAGTCCGTGGCCGACCACATGTACCGGATGGGAGTCATGGCGCTCGTCGCCGCGGACCTTCCACCAGGCGTCAACCGCGAcag GTGCGTGAAGATGGCCATTGTGCATGACATAGCCGAAG CTATTGTTGGCGATATCACCCCTGCTGATGGCGTGCCCAAGGAAGAGAAGAACCGTAGGGAGAAGGAAGCTCTGGACCAGATGTGCGCGTTGCTTGGTGGAGGTTCAAGAG CCGATGAAATTCGTGAACTTTGGATGGAGTACGAGGACAATGCCACTTTGGAAGCGAAGGTTGTCAAAGATTTTGACAAG GTTGAGATGATACTTCAAGCACTGGAGTACGAAAAAG AGCAAGGACGGGACCTAGAAGAGTTCTTCCAATCAACAGCAG GGAAATTTCAAACAGATGTTGGAAAAGCGTGGGCAGCGGAGATCGCGTCAAGAAGAAAGTGA